A section of the Agarivorans litoreus genome encodes:
- the menE gene encoding o-succinylbenzoate--CoA ligase: MSAHSLSTHALQLQSQLRPEHIALSIGQQQLSYQQLYVMVKATAEQLRLQGVTQGSRVCCFGEDPLRMLLLQLASLELAYIFCPLNHHHPLPQLQALSETVDCQFYWSDLDYSLQHAKRVEFNPHQELSCSAGIELDSEAPISMVFTSGSSGPPKAVVHCWRNHYYSAQGSQAMIPLKHQDQWLLSLPLYHIGGQAIVWRCLLAGARIVVAQNKGRVFPDLLGSNTTHVSLVPTQLYRLLTQARFWAHSLKLKHILIGGAACNDSLLEEAISRGFQVYSSYGSSEMSSQIATRHHRLGQSAYQILPHRRAKIHQDEIYLRGKTLFLGYWKNGEILKACEPDGWFNSGDRGLIEGAHLHTLGRSNNMFICAGENIQPEEIELALLQHPMINQAVVVAQQNNEYGQCPVAFINAEQKLSKQQLNLFLRQQLAAIKLPIAYFELPAHNSLKPSRNELSTLANHKSSCCDQC, from the coding sequence ATGAGCGCCCATTCTTTGTCTACCCACGCACTGCAACTGCAAAGCCAACTTCGCCCAGAACATATTGCCCTGAGCATTGGCCAACAGCAGCTTAGCTATCAGCAGCTTTATGTCATGGTAAAAGCCACGGCTGAACAGTTGCGTCTGCAAGGCGTAACACAAGGCTCAAGAGTGTGCTGTTTTGGCGAAGATCCACTGCGTATGCTGCTGTTGCAGCTAGCTAGCTTGGAGCTAGCCTATATCTTTTGCCCACTTAATCATCATCACCCGCTCCCGCAATTACAGGCTTTAAGTGAAACCGTAGACTGTCAGTTTTATTGGAGTGATTTAGATTACAGCTTACAGCACGCGAAGCGAGTAGAGTTTAACCCGCACCAAGAGCTTAGCTGCTCTGCCGGTATTGAGCTCGACAGCGAAGCCCCAATCAGTATGGTGTTTACCTCCGGCAGCAGTGGCCCGCCTAAAGCTGTGGTGCACTGCTGGCGAAATCACTACTACAGTGCTCAGGGCTCGCAAGCGATGATCCCTCTCAAGCACCAAGACCAATGGTTATTATCTTTACCGCTTTACCATATTGGCGGCCAAGCCATTGTATGGCGCTGCTTGTTAGCTGGTGCGCGCATCGTTGTGGCACAAAACAAAGGGCGAGTATTTCCGGATTTACTGGGTAGCAACACCACCCATGTATCATTGGTGCCTACTCAACTTTATCGGCTACTCACCCAAGCAAGATTTTGGGCGCATAGCCTTAAGCTCAAACACATCTTAATTGGTGGCGCAGCTTGTAACGACAGTTTATTGGAAGAAGCCATTAGCCGCGGCTTTCAAGTTTATAGCTCCTATGGCAGCAGTGAAATGAGCTCGCAAATCGCTACCCGCCATCACCGCTTAGGCCAAAGTGCTTATCAAATTTTGCCGCATCGCCGCGCCAAGATACATCAAGACGAGATTTACCTACGCGGTAAAACCTTGTTCTTGGGTTACTGGAAAAACGGCGAAATTTTAAAAGCCTGTGAACCTGACGGCTGGTTTAACAGCGGGGATAGAGGGTTAATTGAAGGTGCGCACTTACACACACTAGGGCGTAGCAATAATATGTTTATTTGCGCCGGTGAAAACATTCAACCGGAAGAAATAGAGCTGGCATTATTGCAACACCCAATGATCAATCAGGCGGTGGTAGTGGCACAACAAAACAATGAATACGGCCAATGTCCGGTGGCGTTTATTAACGCAGAACAAAAGCTAAGTAAGCAGCAGCTGAATCTGTTTTTACGTCAGCAGCTTGCGGCGATCAAACTACCGATCGCCTATTTTGAATTACCGGCTCACAACTCGCTGAAACCTTCGCGCAACGAGTTGAGCACATTGGCTAATCACAAGTCTAGTTGTTGTGACCAGTGTTGA
- a CDS encoding HupE/UreJ family protein encodes MKRLLTLAAGLLISLPSFAHEGHHHGLSEGLLHPLTGLDHLIALSLIGLLASQTGKLKLSLAQSVFALIVAAVVASMGFVPPMLETGLAISLLVMAVLVAKVLPKAASLAGLAVCLVAALHGAAHGNEVPAGADMKLFFAGFIASSIALISGGYLLGKAVQKSTYGQKITRTIAGFAGAFGVTALLA; translated from the coding sequence ATGAAAAGACTACTTACTTTGGCTGCAGGCCTACTCATTAGCTTGCCCAGCTTTGCCCACGAAGGACATCACCATGGCTTAAGTGAAGGCTTGTTACACCCACTTACTGGCCTTGACCATCTAATTGCCTTAAGCCTAATTGGTTTATTAGCTAGCCAAACTGGCAAACTTAAGTTGAGCTTGGCGCAAAGTGTATTTGCGTTGATTGTGGCAGCGGTTGTTGCCAGCATGGGTTTTGTACCACCAATGTTAGAGACAGGCTTAGCTATTTCTCTACTGGTTATGGCGGTATTAGTGGCTAAGGTATTGCCAAAAGCGGCTAGCCTAGCGGGTTTAGCAGTATGTTTAGTGGCAGCCTTACACGGTGCAGCCCATGGTAACGAAGTGCCTGCTGGCGCAGACATGAAGCTATTCTTTGCAGGCTTTATTGCTAGCTCAATTGCCCTTATTAGCGGCGGTTACTTGCTAGGTAAAGCTGTGCAAAAATCGACTTACGGCCAAAAAATCACTCGCACTATTGCTGGTTTCGCTGGTGCCTTTGGTGTAACTGCACTGCTTGCATAA
- the ureG gene encoding urease accessory protein UreG, with amino-acid sequence MSIKQTLRVGVGGPVGSGKTALLTALCRELKDRFNLAVVTNDIYTKEDAQFLLRNDALAEDRILGVETGGCPHTAIREDASMNLAAIAELNRRHQGLDLVLVESGGDNLSATFSPELSDLTLYVIDVSAGDKIPRKGGPGITKSDLLIINKTDLAPHVGASLEVMDRDAKKMRGERPFVFSNLKTSEGLQTIINFIIEQGMLEESSPATAN; translated from the coding sequence ATGAGCATAAAACAAACCTTACGTGTAGGTGTCGGCGGCCCGGTTGGCTCAGGCAAAACAGCCTTACTTACAGCGCTATGTCGCGAACTAAAAGACCGTTTCAACCTAGCGGTTGTGACCAACGACATCTATACCAAAGAAGATGCCCAATTTTTGCTGCGCAACGATGCCCTCGCTGAAGACCGCATTTTAGGTGTAGAAACTGGCGGCTGCCCACACACCGCCATTCGCGAAGATGCGTCGATGAACCTAGCGGCGATTGCCGAGCTTAATCGCCGTCATCAAGGCTTAGATTTAGTGCTAGTAGAAAGCGGCGGCGATAACCTAAGTGCCACTTTTAGTCCCGAGTTAAGTGATTTAACCCTTTACGTAATCGACGTAAGTGCCGGAGACAAAATCCCCCGTAAAGGTGGCCCAGGCATTACCAAATCTGACTTATTGATCATCAATAAAACCGATTTAGCCCCACACGTTGGTGCCTCGCTAGAAGTCATGGATCGCGACGCTAAAAAAATGCGCGGCGAACGCCCATTTGTATTTAGTAACCTTAAAACCAGCGAAGGCTTACAAACCATTATCAACTTTATTATTGAGCAAGGCATGCTAGAAGAATCTAGCCCTGCTACTGCCAACTAG
- a CDS encoding urease accessory protein UreF: MTSMAQLQLMRLVSPSLPVGGFAYSQGLEYAIENGWVNNPQQLKSWISGCLEAGLACLDIPMLAALYQACKAQDFAKFESLNLELIASRETLELELEDVQMGNALRTLLSQLDEAITAPLSQESMSWTSMFALAGVHWQVALDELADGYLWTWLENQLAVAGKTLPLGQTACQKLLSELLPLLPPARESGLTLPLEQISGSLPALSLASALHETQYCRLFRS, encoded by the coding sequence ATGACTAGCATGGCGCAACTTCAGCTAATGCGTTTGGTTAGCCCCAGCTTACCGGTAGGTGGTTTTGCCTATTCGCAGGGTTTGGAATACGCCATCGAAAACGGCTGGGTGAATAACCCTCAGCAGCTAAAAAGCTGGATTAGCGGTTGTTTAGAGGCAGGGCTAGCCTGCCTCGACATTCCGATGCTGGCGGCACTTTATCAAGCCTGCAAAGCGCAAGACTTTGCTAAGTTTGAGAGCCTAAATTTAGAACTTATTGCCAGCCGAGAAACCCTTGAGTTGGAGCTAGAAGATGTGCAAATGGGTAACGCCTTACGTACCTTGCTTAGCCAACTCGATGAGGCAATTACCGCCCCGCTCAGCCAAGAATCGATGAGCTGGACTAGCATGTTCGCTTTGGCAGGTGTGCATTGGCAAGTAGCGCTTGATGAATTAGCCGATGGCTACCTATGGACTTGGCTAGAAAACCAATTAGCGGTAGCCGGTAAAACCCTACCGCTTGGGCAAACTGCCTGCCAAAAATTATTGAGTGAGTTACTGCCACTACTGCCACCGGCACGTGAATCGGGACTCACTCTACCTTTAGAACAAATTAGCGGGTCGTTACCAGCCTTAAGCTTGGCTAGCGCCCTTCACGAAACCCAATATTGTCGGCTGTTTCGCTCTTAG
- the ureE gene encoding urease accessory protein UreE, with translation MLKVYQTLHHYHGPVHHQVVLSYELRKKARIKAQTEAKQDIGFFLERGQVLQNGQKLEADNGEVVEIKSADELVTTAYSDDPLMFAKVCYHLGNRHTPLQIGEGWVRFQPDHVLQDLVELYGLRVEQHQGPFDPETGAYHSHLPGHSH, from the coding sequence ATGTTAAAGGTGTATCAAACCCTCCATCACTATCACGGCCCGGTGCATCACCAAGTGGTATTGAGTTACGAATTGCGTAAAAAAGCCCGCATTAAGGCGCAAACCGAAGCCAAACAAGATATCGGCTTTTTCCTTGAGCGTGGCCAAGTGCTGCAAAATGGTCAAAAGCTCGAAGCCGACAATGGCGAAGTGGTTGAGATTAAAAGTGCCGACGAGTTGGTAACCACCGCCTATAGCGATGACCCACTAATGTTCGCCAAGGTGTGCTACCACTTAGGCAACCGCCATACACCGCTGCAAATAGGCGAAGGTTGGGTGCGCTTTCAACCCGACCACGTATTGCAAGACTTAGTGGAGCTTTACGGGCTACGAGTAGAACAGCACCAAGGGCCTTTTGACCCAGAAACCGGTGCTTATCACAGCCACTTGCCAGGACATAGCCACTAA
- the ureC gene encoding urease subunit alpha codes for MSKMDKRAYAEMFGPTVGDKVRLGDTELIIQVEKDYAQYGSEVKFGGGKVIRDGMGQSQASCAMVPDTVITNALILDHWGIVKADIALKDGRIQAIGKAGNPDIQDNIDIEIGAGTEVIAGEGQIVTAGGVDSHIHYICPQQIEEALMSGTTTMLGGGTGPATGTNATTCTPGAFHLGKMLQSADCFPMNLGFLGKGNASLPRPLEEQLMAGAMGLKLHEDWGTTPMSIDNCLTVAENYDVQVAIHTDTLNESGFVEDTIAAFKGRVIHTYHTEGAGGGHAPDIITACGLDNVLPSSTNPTRPYTINTVDEHLDMLMVCHHLDPAIPEDVAFADSRIRKETIAAEDILHDLGAFSMIASDSQAMGRVGEVITRTWQTAHKMKVQRGLLPEDKEIGCDNFRAKRYIAKYTINPAITHGIAHEVGSVEVGKLADLVLWKPAFFGAKPSLIIKGGAIAAAPMGDPNASIPTPQPVHYRPMFGAYGKAMSETRVTFVSQAALDAKIDETLGLTSRLVACKNTRSIKKQDMVHNHYQPHMEVDSQTYEVRADGQLLECEPAAELPLAQRYFLF; via the coding sequence ATGAGCAAAATGGATAAACGCGCCTATGCCGAAATGTTTGGCCCAACCGTGGGTGACAAAGTACGCCTTGGCGATACCGAGCTAATCATTCAAGTTGAAAAAGACTACGCCCAATACGGCAGCGAAGTAAAATTTGGTGGTGGTAAAGTAATTCGTGATGGCATGGGGCAAAGCCAAGCTAGCTGTGCCATGGTGCCAGATACCGTGATTACCAACGCCCTTATTTTGGATCACTGGGGTATTGTAAAGGCCGACATCGCACTTAAAGACGGTCGTATTCAAGCCATTGGTAAAGCGGGTAATCCCGATATTCAAGACAACATTGATATCGAGATTGGTGCCGGTACCGAGGTAATTGCCGGTGAAGGCCAAATTGTGACTGCCGGCGGGGTCGACTCACACATTCACTATATTTGCCCACAGCAAATTGAAGAAGCCTTAATGTCGGGCACTACCACCATGTTAGGGGGTGGCACCGGCCCCGCAACCGGAACCAATGCAACTACCTGTACCCCTGGCGCCTTTCACTTAGGCAAAATGCTGCAGTCGGCAGATTGTTTCCCAATGAACCTAGGCTTTTTAGGCAAGGGCAACGCTAGCCTACCGCGTCCATTAGAAGAACAACTAATGGCCGGCGCCATGGGCTTAAAACTGCACGAAGATTGGGGCACTACTCCGATGTCTATCGACAACTGTTTAACCGTTGCCGAAAACTACGACGTGCAAGTGGCCATTCATACCGACACCTTAAATGAATCAGGTTTTGTAGAAGATACTATCGCTGCCTTTAAAGGCCGAGTCATTCATACTTACCACACCGAAGGCGCAGGCGGCGGCCACGCTCCCGACATTATTACCGCCTGTGGTTTAGATAATGTGTTGCCATCGTCTACCAACCCAACTCGCCCCTACACCATTAACACCGTAGACGAGCACTTAGACATGCTAATGGTATGTCACCACCTTGATCCGGCTATTCCTGAAGACGTGGCTTTTGCTGATTCGCGGATCCGTAAAGAAACCATCGCCGCCGAAGACATCTTGCACGATTTAGGCGCATTTTCGATGATCGCCTCAGATTCGCAAGCCATGGGCCGAGTAGGCGAAGTAATCACCCGTACTTGGCAAACCGCCCACAAAATGAAAGTGCAACGCGGTTTATTGCCAGAAGATAAAGAAATTGGCTGCGATAACTTCCGTGCTAAACGTTACATTGCCAAATACACCATTAACCCGGCCATAACCCACGGTATTGCCCATGAAGTAGGCTCGGTTGAAGTGGGTAAACTGGCAGATTTAGTATTGTGGAAGCCTGCCTTTTTTGGCGCTAAACCCTCGTTAATTATTAAAGGGGGCGCGATTGCTGCCGCACCAATGGGCGACCCAAATGCGTCGATCCCTACGCCACAGCCAGTACATTACCGCCCAATGTTTGGCGCTTACGGCAAGGCGATGAGCGAAACCCGCGTCACCTTTGTAAGCCAAGCGGCTTTAGATGCAAAAATTGATGAAACCTTAGGCCTCACTAGTCGCCTTGTGGCTTGTAAAAATACCCGCAGCATTAAAAAGCAAGACATGGTGCACAACCACTACCAACCGCACATGGAAGTGGACTCGCAAACCTATGAAGTACGTGCCGATGGCCAATTGCTTGAATGTGAACCCGCTGCCGAGCTACCACTCGCTCAGCGTTACTTTTTATTTTAA
- a CDS encoding urease subunit beta — translation MIPGELIIDDGDIELNQGLATVTIDVANSGDRPVQVGSHYHFAETNPALHFDRKAALGFRLNIAAGTAVRFEPGQSRRVELVALSGRREVYGFRGEVMGKLSDEEQA, via the coding sequence ATGATACCCGGAGAACTAATCATTGATGATGGTGACATTGAGCTAAACCAAGGTTTAGCCACAGTGACCATAGATGTTGCCAACAGTGGCGATCGCCCAGTGCAAGTAGGCTCGCACTACCACTTCGCCGAAACCAACCCAGCCCTGCATTTTGACCGTAAAGCCGCTTTAGGTTTTCGTCTTAATATTGCCGCCGGCACCGCAGTACGTTTTGAGCCAGGCCAAAGCCGCCGCGTAGAACTGGTTGCCTTAAGCGGCAGGCGCGAAGTATACGGCTTTAGAGGGGAAGTAATGGGCAAACTAAGTGACGAGGAACAAGCATGA
- the ureA gene encoding urease subunit gamma, protein MELTPREKDKLLLFTAFLVAERRKNKGLKLNYPETVAYLSASIVEGAREGRSVAELMSWGRTLLSRDDVMDGIAEMVHEVQVEATFPDGTKLVTVHNPIP, encoded by the coding sequence ATGGAATTAACCCCAAGAGAGAAAGACAAGTTATTGCTGTTCACCGCCTTTTTGGTCGCCGAGCGACGTAAAAACAAAGGGCTAAAACTGAACTACCCCGAAACCGTGGCTTATCTCTCGGCCAGCATCGTAGAAGGCGCGCGTGAAGGGCGCAGTGTTGCCGAACTAATGAGCTGGGGACGCACCTTGCTAAGCCGTGACGACGTAATGGATGGCATTGCTGAAATGGTGCACGAAGTACAGGTGGAAGCCACCTTCCCCGATGGCACCAAACTGGTCACCGTGCATAACCCAATCCCTTAG
- a CDS encoding urease accessory protein UreD: MSQQEQTACSNSHAPIKQGWVATLDLGFAPIANKTRLTLNQSQGPLRVQRPFHPELAAPDCCHVYLLHPPGGLVAGDHLLMNVECLAGSKVVLTTPASGKLYRSNLARQQQRQEQRFHLQDNSSLEWLPPETIVFNGAQGRLDSHFMLQGNAQLIAWEITCLGRKASDEDFDHGELMQSIKVYREQRPLLIENTRIDNANTAANPAALAGKHVYACMLATVDLLSELAQKQLLEDLREQLACAEVGITLVRSLIILRYLGDNAEQVRQEFEAAWALIRPVTLGHSAVRPRIWNT, encoded by the coding sequence GTGAGTCAGCAAGAGCAAACCGCATGCAGCAATTCGCACGCCCCCATTAAGCAAGGTTGGGTAGCCACCCTTGATTTGGGCTTTGCCCCTATCGCTAATAAAACTCGCTTAACCTTAAATCAAAGCCAAGGACCATTGCGGGTACAACGCCCTTTTCACCCAGAACTGGCAGCACCAGATTGTTGCCATGTGTATTTATTACATCCACCCGGTGGCTTAGTGGCGGGCGATCACCTGCTGATGAATGTGGAATGTTTGGCTGGCAGTAAAGTGGTACTTACTACCCCAGCATCAGGCAAGTTATACCGCTCTAACTTGGCCCGCCAACAGCAACGCCAAGAGCAGCGATTTCATTTACAAGACAACAGCAGCTTAGAGTGGCTGCCGCCAGAGACCATTGTATTTAATGGCGCGCAAGGCCGCTTAGACAGTCACTTCATGTTGCAAGGTAATGCTCAACTAATCGCTTGGGAAATTACCTGCTTAGGCCGTAAAGCCAGTGACGAAGACTTTGACCACGGCGAGTTGATGCAATCTATCAAGGTGTATCGCGAACAGCGCCCATTGCTGATTGAGAATACCCGCATCGATAACGCCAATACTGCTGCTAACCCAGCAGCCTTGGCTGGCAAACACGTATACGCCTGCATGTTAGCCACAGTAGATTTGCTCAGCGAATTAGCCCAAAAGCAGCTATTAGAAGATTTACGCGAACAACTAGCGTGTGCAGAGGTGGGCATCACATTAGTGCGCAGCCTTATCATTTTGCGCTATTTAGGGGATAACGCTGAACAAGTAAGGCAAGAGTTTGAAGCGGCTTGGGCGCTTATTCGCCCGGTTACCCTAGGCCACTCAGCGGTACGCCCCCGAATTTGGAATACTTAA
- the urtA gene encoding urea ABC transporter substrate-binding protein encodes MNAAQAAETIKVGVLHSLSGTMAISETTLKDTVLMMIEEQNKKGGLLGKKLEPVVVDPASNWPLFAEKARELLDKEQVDVIFGCWTSVSRKSVLPVIEELNGMLFYPVQYEGEESSKNVFYTGAAPNQQAIPAVDYLMDEEGVERWVLAGTDYVYPRTTNKILEAYLKSKGVSDADIMINYTPFGHSDWQTIVSDVKKFGGAGKKTAVVSTINGDANVPFYKELANQGISAEDIPVVAFSVGEEELSGFDTTPLVGHLAAWNYFQSADSEANEAFIAAWKAYTGDDKRVTNDPMEATYIGFQMWAEAVEKAGTTDTDPVREAMYGITVPNLTGGYAVMNTNHHLTKPVLIGEIQADGQFDTVWQTSGGVIGDAWTDHLTESATIVADWTAPIKCGNFNIKTGQCSGQNY; translated from the coding sequence ATGAATGCAGCTCAAGCCGCAGAAACCATTAAAGTAGGCGTATTGCACTCGTTATCAGGCACCATGGCTATCAGTGAAACAACACTGAAAGACACCGTGCTTATGATGATTGAAGAGCAAAACAAAAAGGGTGGTTTATTAGGTAAGAAGCTAGAACCTGTAGTGGTTGACCCAGCATCTAACTGGCCTTTATTTGCCGAGAAAGCACGTGAGCTACTGGATAAAGAGCAAGTAGACGTTATCTTCGGTTGTTGGACTTCGGTATCTCGTAAGTCTGTTCTTCCGGTAATTGAAGAGCTAAACGGTATGCTTTTCTATCCTGTTCAGTACGAAGGTGAAGAAAGCTCTAAAAATGTATTCTACACTGGCGCTGCGCCAAACCAGCAAGCGATTCCAGCGGTTGATTACCTAATGGACGAAGAAGGAGTAGAGCGTTGGGTTTTAGCCGGAACCGACTACGTATACCCACGTACTACTAACAAAATCTTAGAAGCTTACCTGAAGTCTAAAGGTGTAAGCGACGCCGACATCATGATTAACTACACGCCATTTGGTCACTCTGATTGGCAAACTATCGTTTCTGATGTGAAGAAATTTGGTGGTGCAGGTAAGAAAACAGCGGTTGTTTCAACCATTAACGGTGACGCCAACGTTCCTTTCTACAAAGAACTAGCTAACCAAGGTATTTCGGCTGAAGATATCCCAGTTGTTGCTTTCTCTGTAGGTGAAGAAGAACTATCTGGTTTTGATACAACCCCTCTAGTTGGTCACTTAGCGGCTTGGAACTACTTCCAAAGTGCAGACAGCGAAGCAAACGAAGCGTTTATTGCAGCTTGGAAAGCCTACACGGGCGACGACAAGCGTGTAACTAACGACCCAATGGAAGCCACTTACATTGGTTTCCAAATGTGGGCTGAAGCCGTTGAAAAAGCCGGTACTACCGACACCGACCCTGTACGTGAAGCAATGTACGGTATCACTGTGCCTAACTTAACTGGCGGTTATGCAGTAATGAACACTAACCATCACTTAACTAAGCCTGTGCTTATTGGTGAGATTCAAGCTGATGGTCAGTTCGACACTGTATGGCAAACAAGCGGCGGCGTAATTGGTGATGCTTGGACAGACCACCTAACTGAATCGGCTACTATTGTTGCTGATTGGACTGCCCCAATTAAGTGTGGCAACTTCAATATTAAAACTGGCCAATGTTCTGGTCAAAACTACTAA
- the urtB gene encoding urea ABC transporter permease subunit UrtB produces MSIYISRFARLLAGVLLMLWVLPAAASDWEQAVQALTAKKNSQKQQAIEQLIASGDKRNSLIFESLLSANLYYQKSDKKVVVAAEDGGVYHLSSVIDGADLGTVKKSKIKKITVNNKIRRQLRNGLALIGLNAEQATDRIAAIRSLMNDADQSYTPLIEQRLVAEQDKDVIAKLKEMQAIINLQFGDTAKRLAAAELLAGQLDPASRNVLVKQQASEQEPKVLAAIDKAIATNDQLLQINSVAENIYFGLSLGAVLLLAAVGLAITFGVMGVINMAHGEMIMLGAYTTYVVQQLMPNNIEWSLLVAIPAAFLVSGLVGVLIERGVIRFLYGRPLETLLATFGLSLILQQAVRSIFGPLNQAVITPQWMSGSLEINGVLSLTYNRLYIIIFSFMVVALLWTILRKTFFGLQMRAVTQNRPMANSMGIRSSWVDAMTFGLGSGIAGIAGVALSQLTNVGPNLGQNYIIDSFMVVVFGGVGNLFGTVIGALTLGVANKLMEPFAGAVLAKILVLVFIILFIQKRPRGLFALKGRTVED; encoded by the coding sequence TTGAGCATATACATATCTCGCTTTGCACGCTTGTTGGCCGGTGTTTTACTCATGCTTTGGGTATTACCAGCTGCAGCAAGTGATTGGGAGCAGGCAGTGCAGGCCTTAACTGCAAAAAAAAATAGTCAAAAACAACAAGCTATTGAACAGCTAATTGCTAGCGGAGACAAACGTAATAGTTTGATCTTCGAAAGCTTATTAAGCGCCAATTTGTACTACCAAAAATCAGATAAAAAAGTAGTAGTAGCGGCTGAAGATGGCGGTGTTTATCACTTAAGTTCAGTGATTGATGGCGCTGATTTAGGCACGGTTAAAAAATCTAAGATTAAGAAAATTACCGTTAACAACAAAATTCGTCGGCAACTGCGCAATGGTTTAGCACTTATTGGCTTAAATGCTGAACAAGCTACCGACCGTATAGCAGCCATTCGCTCGTTAATGAATGATGCTGACCAATCATACACACCACTAATCGAGCAGCGTTTGGTTGCTGAGCAAGACAAAGATGTGATTGCCAAACTAAAAGAAATGCAGGCGATTATTAATCTGCAATTTGGCGACACCGCCAAGCGTTTAGCTGCGGCCGAGCTACTGGCAGGTCAATTAGATCCTGCCTCTCGTAACGTATTAGTTAAGCAGCAAGCTAGCGAGCAAGAGCCTAAAGTACTAGCCGCCATTGATAAAGCCATTGCTACCAATGATCAGCTGTTACAAATAAACAGCGTGGCCGAGAACATCTACTTTGGTTTGAGCTTAGGTGCGGTACTGTTGTTGGCAGCGGTAGGCCTTGCGATTACCTTTGGGGTGATGGGCGTGATTAACATGGCCCACGGCGAAATGATCATGCTGGGTGCTTACACCACCTATGTGGTGCAGCAATTAATGCCAAACAACATTGAATGGTCGTTGCTGGTGGCAATTCCTGCCGCCTTTTTAGTGTCTGGTTTGGTAGGTGTATTAATTGAGCGTGGCGTGATTCGTTTCTTATACGGTCGCCCGCTAGAAACACTATTAGCCACTTTTGGTTTAAGCCTTATTCTACAGCAGGCGGTTCGCAGTATTTTTGGTCCGCTAAACCAAGCGGTAATTACCCCGCAATGGATGAGCGGCTCACTAGAAATTAACGGCGTATTGTCTCTTACCTACAACCGTCTCTACATCATCATCTTCAGCTTTATGGTAGTGGCACTACTGTGGACAATTTTGCGTAAAACCTTCTTTGGTTTGCAAATGCGTGCGGTAACTCAGAATCGCCCAATGGCTAACTCTATGGGCATTCGTTCAAGCTGGGTAGACGCCATGACCTTTGGTTTAGGCTCTGGCATTGCCGGTATTGCTGGTGTGGCATTAAGTCAGTTAACTAACGTAGGCCCTAACCTTGGCCAAAACTACATTATCGATTCCTTCATGGTAGTGGTATTTGGCGGCGTGGGTAACCTATTTGGCACAGTGATTGGCGCACTTACTTTAGGTGTGGCTAACAAGCTAATGGAACCGTTTGCCGGTGCCGTATTAGCCAAAATCTTGGTTCTAGTGTTCATCATTCTATTTATTCAAAAACGTCCTCGAGGCTTGTTTGCCTTGAAAGGTCGTACGGTGGAGGACTAA